Sequence from the Streptosporangium brasiliense genome:
GCACCCCAAGAAGCTGTTCCAGCGGCACGTGCCGATCACCATCCTCGTCGGCGAGCCGCTGCACGCCAAGCGGGGCGACGACTACGACGCCGTCACCGCCGACCTGCGCGGGCGCATGACCGCGCTGCTCGACCGGGCCCAGCGGACCTACCCGGAGATCCCCCCGGGGGTCTGGTGGCAGCCCCGCCACCTCGGCGGCACCGCCCCCACCCCGGAGGAGGCCGACAAGCTGGACGCGGCCGAGGCGGAGGCCAGGGCGGCCCGGCACAAGTCGTGAGCGCCAGGCGGTCTGCCGCAGGTCGTGAGCGCAGGTCGTGAGCGCCAGGCGGTCTGCCGCAGGTCGTGAGCGCAGGTCGTGAGCGCCAGGGTGGCCCGGCACAAGTCGTGAGCAGGTGAACCGCAAGCGGGACGGCCCATCCTGTCCTCATGAGTGACGCATTTGAGAACATCGTCGGCGCCTTCCAGCCCGGGCCCACCCCGGGCCCCGGCCGCACGCCGGGGCCGGTCGGCATGGCGATCCTGCTCATCTGCTGGATCGCCCTGGGCCTGATGCCCTTCGTCTTCTCGGTGCGAGATCTCCAGCTCGCGACCGGAAGGATCGGTACCCCGGGCACCCTCACGGTCCTCTCGTGCGAGTCGCTGGGCGAGGGCCGCTACGACTGCAAGGGCAGGTTCGTGTCCGACCGCGGCGGTGAGGTGGTGATGGTGGACGCCTCGCCCGACTCCACCGCCGGAGACGTCAAGCGCGCCCAGCTCACGCCCCAGGGCGACCGCGCCGTCCCGACCGGCACCACCGGCCTCGTGGCCGCCCTCACCATGCCCTTCCTCGGCGTGGGGGTCCTGGCCTTCCTGCCGTATGTGTTCCTGTACGTCTTCAAGGCGCGGCGGGGGCGCCGCGCCGCCGTGATCCTCGGGTCCGTCCTCACCGCGGTCTCGCTCGCCGGGGTCGTCGCGGGCCTGGTCGCGGCCTCCTCCTGACGGCCCGGCCGCCCGGCGCTCGGCGGTCACAGCCGGTCGGCGAGCCGCTCCAGCAGGGGGAGCGCCCGGGCCAGCCGGCGCCGCTCCTCGGCGTCCATGGTGTCGCCGACCGCGCGTCCGATCTGCTCGGTGACGGCGTGGGTCCGGTCGCCGAGGACGTGCCGCCCGGCCTCGGTGATCCGGGTGACGACCCTGCGCCCGTCGGCCGGGTCGGGGGCGCGGGAGACCAGGCCGCGCTGGGCGAGTGCCCCGAGGGCGGTGCCGATCGCCTGCGGGGTCACCTGCTCCGAGCTGGCGAGCGCCGCCGAGGTGGAAGGCCCCTGCCGCTCCAGCCGGGACAGCACGGTGAGTTCGGTGAAGGTGATGCCGCTGGCGTCGTCGACGGTGGCGTAGATCTGCCTGATCCGCCGGGCGAGGCGGCCGACGGCGATCCTGAGGTCGCGGGCGGTGTGGTCGTGGTCCGGGTGCGCGGGATCGGCGTGCGCCGGGTCCGGGTGCGTGGGGTCCGTGTGGTCACGGCCCGTGGGATTGTTATCCGTCATAAAGCCAAGGTTAGCTTTATCAATCCAGCTTTGCTATTTTCTCTCGCACCCACCCGAGAGGATCCCCGCCATGTGTTATGACGCCGACGCCACCCCGCCCGTCGCCCCCGTCGCCTCGCCCGTCACCTCCGGTCCGCTCACTCTGACCTCGGCCGACGGCACCCGCCTCGCGGCCTACCTGGCGGTTCCCGGGCGGCTCACGGGCCCCGGCGTCGTGGTGATCCCCGACAACCGGGGGCTGGCGCCCTTCTACGAGCGCCTCGCCGTACGGCTGGCCGAGCACGGTCACCCGGCGCTCGCCTACGACCACTTCGGCCGTACGGCGGGCGCCTCCACCGACGGCCGAGGCGAGGACTTCCCGACCATGGAGCACTTCGCCGGGCTCACCAGGACCGGCATGCAGGACGACATGACCGCGGCGGTCGACCGGCTGCGCGAGTTCGGGGACACGCAGATGGCGCTGGGCTTCTGCATGGGCGGCCGGCTGGCCTTCTTCGCCGCCGAACCCCGCTTCGGCCTGGCCGGGGTGATCGGCTTCTACGGCCATCCGGGCATCGCCGGGCCCTACGGCCCCGGGCCCACCCAGCACGCGGGCGACCTCGCCGCCCCGGTCCTCGGCCTGTTCGGCGGCGCCGACGAGGGCATCCCGGCGGGCGAGGTGACGGCTTTCGACGAGGCCCTGACCGCCCATGGCGTGGACCACGAGTTCGTCACCTATCCCGGCGCTCCGCACGGGTTCTTCGACGTCAGGAACGACGAGCACGCCGAGGCGTGCGCCGACGCCTGGCGGCGGGTCCTGGCCTTCCTCCGCCGCGAGGGCTGAGACCGCCGCCCGGGTGTCACGGGCCCCGGGTGGTGAACGGCTCCCCATGGCCGCACACCGGACGGACGCGTCGAGCCCGTCCGGAGGCCGCACCGGACGGCGGCGGGGAGCCGGGGCGGGCCGGCGGAAATCAGGAGGGAATGGACCCTCTCCCTGTGTCAGGCTCTATACCTGGCGTGTCCCGGTAAGCACGGAATACGCGGCGTATCACGCAGACATGGAGGAAGCCCGTGTGGCAGCAGACCGAACCCGAGAAGGCCGGGTTCGCTCCCGACGTGGCCGAGCGGCTCGACGCTCTCATCCGGGAGGGGCGGGCACCGGGTCTGCACGGCGTCGTGGTCGCCCGCCACGGCGCTCTGGTCCTGGAGCGCTACGGCAGCGGCACGGACTTCGCCTGGGGGCGGCCGCTCGGCACGGTGGACTTCGGGCCGGAGACGCTGCACGACATCCGCTCGGTCACCAAGAGCGTCGTCGCGCTGCTGTACGGCGCCGCGCTCGCCGACGGACTGGTGCCCGAGCCTGACGAGCCGATCCTCCGGCACTTCCCCGAATACCCCGACCTGGCCGCCGATCCCCGGCGGGCCCGGCTGACCGTCGAGCACGCGCTGACGTTGACGCTCGGCCTGGAGTGGGACGAGAGCAAGCCGTACACCAGCCCGGAGAACAGCGAGATCGGGATGGAGCTGGCGGCGGACCGCTACCGGTACGTGCTGGAGCGCCCGATCGTCGGGGAGCCGGGGGCCCGGTGGCACTACAGCGGAGGAGCCGCGGCACTGGTCGGCGGGCTCATCGCCCGGGGCGCCGGACGCCCGCTGGAGGACTACGCGCGCACCGTGCTCTTCGAGCCGCTCGGCATCGAGTCCTTCGAGTGGATGGCGGGTGACGACGGGGTGGCCTCGGCGGCCTCCGGGCTGCGGCTGGCCCCGCGCGACCTCGCCGCGATCGGCCAGGCCGTACTGGAGCGCCGGGTGGTCCCGGCGGCCTGGGTCGAGGAGGTGCTGCGGCCGCGGGTGCCGACCTGGGACGGTTTCTCCTACGGCTACCTGTGGCACGTCGGTCCCGACGGGCGGGCCAGGGCCACGGGAAACGGCGGTCAGCGGCTCTTCCTCGCCCCCGATCTCGGCCTCGTCGTGGCCGTCACCGCGGGCGGCTACAACAGGGACGACCAGGACACGGCGCCCAGGGCCGTCCTGGAAGAGGTGGTCCTGCCCGCGCTCAAGTCCTGACTGCCGTAGCGCGGGCCGGCGCGACGGGCCGTCCTGGGCCGGCGGGTGCGCACCCGCCGGCCGCCCGCGCCGGATTTTCTGCGGGCGCCGATCGCCGGGATGAGCTGCTGGAAGGCGCCGGCGCGCGGGGACCGGGCGGCGGGCGTCCGCATGGACCGGATGGGAGCGGGCAGGCTCCGAGGGCCCGTCGGAAGATCATCGCGGTGGAACCGCCGTGATCGTCGTCCGCGACGGGGCGGGTGCGCGATGATCTCGTATCGCCTCAGGCCGGCGGGCGTTCAACCGGAACACCGTAGACGGGAGGACATGGTGACACCGACCAACCATGACAGGCCGGACGGGCGGGAGCCGATCGGAACGGGCGGGGCACGCAGGAGCGTCCCACGGCCGCTGATCGTCGCCACGACTGTGGCGTTGCTGGCGTCGGGTGGCCTCGGGGTGGCCACGGCGGCGTCGGCGACGCCCGCGCCGCCGCCGGCGGAGACGCCCACCCCGACGGCGACGGCCAGCCAGACGCCCACCGGGACACCGACCGCAACACCCACCGAGACGCCGACGGAGACCCCCGCTCCCACGCCCACCGCCACGGCGTCGCCCACCGCGCACCCCCTGGAGTTCATCGGTGCCGTGCACGGGGAGTTCCTGGCCGGGACGGAGGACCCGTGCGTGTTCGTCACGGTGTTCGCCCAGACCGGCGAGGCGACCACGGTGACCGAAGAGTCGATCACCGTACGGAGCCGCGACGGCTTCGAGCAGGCGTACACGGTCACCGACGACACCCGCGTCGTGGCGGGCAGGCGCGGCAACAGCGAGGTCAGGCAGGGTGACTGGGTGGCCCTGACCGCCACGCGCGAGGGAGAGGCGGCCACGGCCGCCTATGTCTACGACCTGTCGCGGCCGAGCAGGAAGATCCGGCACGGCAACGGCTGGTGGTACTCCCGGCAGGGATGGCCCGGCACGGTCAAGTGGCGGCCCCCGGCGTCCTGTCCCACACCGCCGCAGACCCCGGTCCCGACCCCCACGGTGACCGACACCCCCACCGTTCCGCCGGTCCCCACCCCGACGGACCCGGCCCCCACCCCGACGGCTCCGGAGACGCCCGTCCCCACCCCGACGGCTCCGGGGACCCCGATCCCGACCCCGACCCCGACGGCCACCGCGACCCCGGCCCTCAACCCCTGAGTGTCCGCTCCTGACCGGACACCGGCGCGCCGGCCCGGGCACGGCCTCCCCGTGTCCGGGCCGGCGCACCCGGCGTCACCCTCCACGCGTGCCCGGGCCGTCGTGACCCTCGCACGTGTTCGGGCCGTCGTGTCCGGCGTCACCCCAACGCGTGTCCGAGCCGGCGTCACCCCCACGCGCGCCCGGCGGCGGCCGGGCGCCGCGCGGGCACCGAAGACCGTGGGGTCAGCGGAGCGCGGCCCGGCTCGGCGGTACGCCGCGGACCCGCTTGAACGCGGCGCTGAAGCCGAACGCGTCGGCGTAGCCGACCTTCTCGGCGGCGGCCGCCACCGTCACCCCCGGCCGCCGCAGCAGGTCGGCGGCCAGCTCCATCCGCCACTCGGTCAGGTAGGCCAGGGGCGGCCGGCCGACCAGGGCGGCGAACCGGCGGGCGAACGCCGCCCGTGACATGCCCACGGCCTCCGCCAGCGACGCCACCGACCAGGGGGCGCCCGGCCGGTCGTGGACCAGCCGCAGGGCCCGGCCGATCTGCGGATCGGCCAGCGCCGCGTACCACGCCGGCGTCCCGGCCTCCGGACGGGCGAACCAGGCCCGCACCAGCAGCACCAGCAGCAGGTCGAGCAGCCGGTCCAGCGCCACCTGCGAGCCGGGCTCCGAGCCGGTGACCTCCGCGCTGATCAGGTCGAGCGCGGGCGCCGGCCGTACGTCGTCACCCGGGACGACCAGCAGCTCGGGCAGGGCCGACAGCAGCCGCGCCGACAGGTCGCCCGCCATCCGGTAGGCGCCCGTCACCAGCAGCGCCTCGCCGCCGGCGGCCCCGTAGGCGTCGGGGCCCGGCCCCACCACGTCACCCTCGCACTCCTCGCCGTACACGGTCACGGCCGGCGCCGTGGCGGGGGAGTCGGCGATCACGTACGGCCGGCCGCCCTTGACCAGCGCGACATCGCCCGGCCGCAGCGGCCGGGCCCGGCCGTCGGCGCCGGTGACCCACGCCCGGCCGCGCACCATCGTCGCCACCGACAGCGGCGTCGACACGGCGAACTTGATCCCCCACGGAGGAGAGGCGATCGACCGGCCGAACGCCGCCCCCCGCGCCCGCACACCGGTGAGCAGGTCCCCGATCACGTCCATGGACGGACTCCTATGCGATGCGCGTCATGCCCAGGCAAGCGTCTCACATCAGGGTGACCGAGTGGATCACATGACTCGGGGTGACCGGCTGGATCACATGACGATCCCCGTACCGGGCGGGACCGGTAGGACCGGACGCCGTGCCGCCACCCACCCGCGCCCCTCGGCCACGACGTCCTCAGGGCCGGCGGGAGTGAGGGACCACCATCGGGGTGGACGTCCGGGGATCGGGCACGATGTCGCACGCCAGCCGGAAGACGTCCTCGACCAGTCGCGGGGTCAGCACCTCCGACGGCGGCCCCTCGGCGAACACCCGCCCCTCGTTCATCACGATCAGGTGGGAGGCGAAGCGGGCGGCCTGGTTGAGGTCGTGCAGGACGGCGACGACGGTCTTGCCGTCCTCGTGCAGCTCGCGGCAGAGCTCCAGCAGCTCGTACTGGTGGGAGATGTCGAGGAAGGTGGTCGGCTCGTCGAGCAGCAGGAGGTCCGTCTGCTGCGCGAGCACCATGGCGATCCACGCGCGCTGGCGCTGACCGCCGGACAGCTCGCTCGCCCGCGCCTCGGAGAGCCCGTGCATGCCCGTCCGTTCGAGGGCGGAGCCGATCGCGGTGTCGTCGTCGGGCGACCACTGACGGAGCAGCGTGTGGTGCGGATAGCGGCCACGCCGTACCAGGCCGCCCACGGTGATGCCGTCGGGCGCGATCGGGTTCTGCGGCAGCAGGGCCACGTGGCGGGCGGCCTCCTTCCCCCGGTACGACCAGATGTCCCGGCCGTGGAGCAGGACGCGTCCGCGTCCGGGTCTCAGGGTGCGGGCGAGTGCCTTGAGCAGGGTCGACTTGCCGCACCCGTTCGGTCCGATGATCATGGTGAACCCGCCGTGCGGGATGTCGAGGCTGACGTCGCGCACGACAGGGGCGCCGCCGTAGGAGATCGTCACGTCCCGTGCGCCCAGTCCGGTCTCGCGTGGCACTGCCCGGCTGCTCATAGGCTTCCTTTTCTCCATTCGCGGGTCAGCAGATATCCCAGGTAGAGCCCGCCGACGGCCAGCGTGTAGATGCCGACGGGCAGGTTGCCCGGGATCGGCGACTGCTGCGCGGCGAGGTCGGCGAGCACCAGCAGCAGCGCGCCGACGAGTGTGGACAGCGTCAGATGCGGGCCCGGCCCGCGGGTGAGCCGTCTGGCGATCTGCGGGGCGGTCAGGGCGACGAACGCGATGGGCCCGGCGACGGCGACGGCGCCGGCCGACAGGACGATCGACAGCGTGACGGCGACGGCCCGGGTCCGCTCCGGTTCGGCGCCGAGCCCGGCGGCGAGCCCGTCACCCAGCTCGGAGATGTCGAGACGCCGGGCGATGAGCGCGACGAGCGGCGCCACGGCCAGGAGGATCACCCAGACCGTGGCGGCGTGCTCCCACGAGCGTGCCGCCAGGCTGCCGTTGACGTAGGCGGTGAGAACGGTGGCCTTGTCCCGCTCCACGGCGTAGACGACGTACTGGATGAACGCCGTGGAGATCGAGTGGACGCCGATGCCCGCGACGACGAGGCGGCCGGGGTTACGGAATCCGGTCCCGGTCGACACGTACACCAGCGCCATGGCGATCACGGCGCCGGCCAGGGCGCCGGCGGGCGCCGGCAGCACGCCGGGCAGGAGCAGCACGGCGACCGCGGCGCCCGCCCCGGCGCCGGCGCTCAGCCCGATCACGTCCGGACTGCCGAGCGGGTTGCGGGTGACCGTCTGGAACAGCGCTCCCGACAGGCCGAGCGCGGCTCCGACGCCGACGGCCACGCTCAGGCGCGGGCCGCGCAGCCGCTCCAGCACGAACGCCTGTTTCCCCTCGGCGCCCCCGGTGAGAGCGCCCACCAGGTCGCCGAGGGGGATGCCGAGCCGTCCGAGCGTCAGCGTGGCGACGGCGGCGGCGACGACGAGCGACACGGTGACGGTCCCGGCGATGACGGGGATGCGCGCGGCGGGGATCGCCACCGCGCGGCCGATCGTGACGTAGCCGCGCGGGGACGCGGGGCGGGTCCGTGTCATGCGGTGCCCCTCATCCGGCGTACGGCCAGCAGCAGCGCCGGCGCCCCGACGAGCGCGGTCACCACGCCGACCATCAGTTCCTGCGGGCGCAGGACCACGCGGCCCGCGACGTCCGCCAGCAGCAGCAGGGCGGGGCCGACGATGGCCGAGAACGCGATCTGCACGCGGATGTCGACGCCGACGAGCGCCCTGACGATGTGCGGGACGGCCAGGCCGACGAAGGCGATGGGACCGACCGCCGCGGTCGCCGCCGTGCTCAGCAGCGTCGCCGCCAGGAGCCCGCCCGAACGCGTCAGCGCGGGGTTGGCGCCGAGCGCCGAGGCGGACTCGTCGCCGAGCGCGAGCGTGTTGAG
This genomic interval carries:
- a CDS encoding MarR family winged helix-turn-helix transcriptional regulator produces the protein MTDNNPTGRDHTDPTHPDPAHADPAHPDHDHTARDLRIAVGRLARRIRQIYATVDDASGITFTELTVLSRLERQGPSTSAALASSEQVTPQAIGTALGALAQRGLVSRAPDPADGRRVVTRITEAGRHVLGDRTHAVTEQIGRAVGDTMDAEERRRLARALPLLERLADRL
- a CDS encoding dienelactone hydrolase family protein, with protein sequence MCYDADATPPVAPVASPVTSGPLTLTSADGTRLAAYLAVPGRLTGPGVVVIPDNRGLAPFYERLAVRLAEHGHPALAYDHFGRTAGASTDGRGEDFPTMEHFAGLTRTGMQDDMTAAVDRLREFGDTQMALGFCMGGRLAFFAAEPRFGLAGVIGFYGHPGIAGPYGPGPTQHAGDLAAPVLGLFGGADEGIPAGEVTAFDEALTAHGVDHEFVTYPGAPHGFFDVRNDEHAEACADAWRRVLAFLRREG
- a CDS encoding serine hydrolase domain-containing protein: MWQQTEPEKAGFAPDVAERLDALIREGRAPGLHGVVVARHGALVLERYGSGTDFAWGRPLGTVDFGPETLHDIRSVTKSVVALLYGAALADGLVPEPDEPILRHFPEYPDLAADPRRARLTVEHALTLTLGLEWDESKPYTSPENSEIGMELAADRYRYVLERPIVGEPGARWHYSGGAAALVGGLIARGAGRPLEDYARTVLFEPLGIESFEWMAGDDGVASAASGLRLAPRDLAAIGQAVLERRVVPAAWVEEVLRPRVPTWDGFSYGYLWHVGPDGRARATGNGGQRLFLAPDLGLVVAVTAGGYNRDDQDTAPRAVLEEVVLPALKS
- a CDS encoding FecCD family ABC transporter permease, giving the protein MTRTRPASPRGYVTIGRAVAIPAARIPVIAGTVTVSLVVAAAVATLTLGRLGIPLGDLVGALTGGAEGKQAFVLERLRGPRLSVAVGVGAALGLSGALFQTVTRNPLGSPDVIGLSAGAGAGAAVAVLLLPGVLPAPAGALAGAVIAMALVYVSTGTGFRNPGRLVVAGIGVHSISTAFIQYVVYAVERDKATVLTAYVNGSLAARSWEHAATVWVILLAVAPLVALIARRLDISELGDGLAAGLGAEPERTRAVAVTLSIVLSAGAVAVAGPIAFVALTAPQIARRLTRGPGPHLTLSTLVGALLLVLADLAAQQSPIPGNLPVGIYTLAVGGLYLGYLLTREWRKGSL
- a CDS encoding AraC family transcriptional regulator — translated: MDVIGDLLTGVRARGAAFGRSIASPPWGIKFAVSTPLSVATMVRGRAWVTGADGRARPLRPGDVALVKGGRPYVIADSPATAPAVTVYGEECEGDVVGPGPDAYGAAGGEALLVTGAYRMAGDLSARLLSALPELLVVPGDDVRPAPALDLISAEVTGSEPGSQVALDRLLDLLLVLLVRAWFARPEAGTPAWYAALADPQIGRALRLVHDRPGAPWSVASLAEAVGMSRAAFARRFAALVGRPPLAYLTEWRMELAADLLRRPGVTVAAAAEKVGYADAFGFSAAFKRVRGVPPSRAALR
- a CDS encoding ABC transporter ATP-binding protein yields the protein MSSRAVPRETGLGARDVTISYGGAPVVRDVSLDIPHGGFTMIIGPNGCGKSTLLKALARTLRPGRGRVLLHGRDIWSYRGKEAARHVALLPQNPIAPDGITVGGLVRRGRYPHHTLLRQWSPDDDTAIGSALERTGMHGLSEARASELSGGQRQRAWIAMVLAQQTDLLLLDEPTTFLDISHQYELLELCRELHEDGKTVVAVLHDLNQAARFASHLIVMNEGRVFAEGPPSEVLTPRLVEDVFRLACDIVPDPRTSTPMVVPHSRRP